The following are from one region of the Corylus avellana chromosome ca1, CavTom2PMs-1.0 genome:
- the LOC132162018 gene encoding uncharacterized protein LOC132162018 yields MTKNKWSEEYVRGVNDFLEFAFNNETHSGKIRCPCTRCANGTSWVRGMVHAHLINYGICQRYTCWYAHGEQLGTTSSHQATNTHFHREPIHNSSSGMLDMLHEVFSIVTDPNMSQCPISEMGGEAEGVHKDRQGTSQRPISEMGGEVEGVHEDRQGTSQGTEKFYEFLNDAKKPLYEGCTEYTKFTAIVDLYNLKCMSGWSNNSFTLLLEKLSKMLPPNASLPSNTYQVKKYMKELGLGYEKILVCRNGCMLFWKDNENLENCTVCGKSKWKAIMNVAKSSKKSKKILRWFPLKSRLQRLFMSSKTALDMKWHAENRTNDGVLRHLADALAWKAFDSQYPNFASD; encoded by the coding sequence ATGACAAAGAATAAATGGTCGGAGGAGTATGTGAGGGGGGTTAATGACTTTTTGGAGTTCGCATTTAACAACGAAACTCATAGTGGTAAGATTCGTTGCCCGTGTACGAGGTGTGCCAATGGCACCTCGTGGGTACGGGGTATGGTACACGCACATTTGATAAATTACGGAATTTGTCAACGTTACACTTGTTGGTATGCTCATGGAGAACAACTTGGAACTACTTCTAGTCATCAAGCTACTAACACCCATTTTCATAGGGAGCCAATACATAACAGTTCGAGTGGGATGCTTGACATGTTGCATGAGGTTTTTTCTATTGTTACGGATCCTAATATGAGTCAATGCCCTATATCTGAAATGGGTGGGGAAGCTGAAGGAGTACACAAAGATCGACAAGGTACTAGTCAACGCCCTATATCCGAAATGGGTGGGGAAGTTGAAGGAGTACACGAAGATCGACAAGGTACTAGTCAGGGTACTGAAAAGTTTTATGAATTCCTCAATGATGCTAAGAAGCCACTATATGAAGGGTGCACAGAATATACTAAGTTTACTGCTATTGTAGACTTGTATAATTTAAAGTGTATGTCTGGGTGGAGTAATAACTCATTCACACTGTTGCTTGAAAAGTTGAGTAAAATGCTTCCACCAAATGCGTCGTTGCCCAGTAACACATATCAAGTTAAAAAGTACATGAAGGAGTTGGGGCTTGGATATGAGAAGATTCTGGTCTGTCGTAATGGTTGCATGTTGTTCTGGAAAGACAATGAGAATCTGGAAAATTGTACTGTGTGTGGAAAATCGAAGTGGAAGGCTATTATGAATGTGGCTAAGTCATCTAAAAAATCGAAGAAGATTTTGCGGTGGTTTCCTTTGAAATCAAGATTGCAGAGGCTATTCATGTCATCAAAAACCGCTTTAGATATGAAGTGGCATGCAGAGAATCGCACGAATGATGGGGTACTAAGGCATCTAGCCGATGCCTTAGCTTGGAAGGCATTTGATTCACAGTACCCCAATTTTGCTTCTGACTAG